From Aquipuribacter nitratireducens, a single genomic window includes:
- a CDS encoding acyl carrier protein yields the protein MATGETGFGDVQFDLISVQYHSLKAGHDYGQYVRDAENAGMDDVAAFFRQVMEEDSQRAHRCHELLKKLTD from the coding sequence ATGGCGACCGGCGAGACCGGCTTCGGCGACGTCCAGTTCGACCTGATCTCCGTCCAGTACCACTCGCTCAAGGCGGGGCACGACTACGGCCAGTACGTCCGCGACGCGGAGAACGCGGGGATGGACGACGTGGCCGCCTTCTTCCGTCAGGTGATGGAGGAGGACTCCCAGCGCGCCCACCGCTGCCACGAGCTGCTGAAGAAGCTGACCGACTGA
- the fgd gene encoding glucose-6-phosphate dehydrogenase (coenzyme-F420): MAGRVPDGLRIGYKASAEQFGPRELVELGVRAEAAGMDSAFVSDHFQPWRHEGGHAPFALSWLTAVGERTQRLVLGTSVMTPTFRYNPAVVAQAFATMACLYPGRVVLGVGTGEALNEVATGFTGEWPDFKERFARLRESVDLMRQLWRGERVTFEGEHYRTQDASIYDVPADGVPVYVAAGGPVVARYAGRAGDGFICTSGKGMDLYKERLLPAVAEGLEKAGRPADDIDRMIEVKLSYDRDHATALDNTRFWAPLSLTPEQKHSVDDPVEMERLADELPIEQVARRWVVSADPDEVAELVRPYVAAGFHHLVLHAPGHDQARFLELFEADLAPRLRALV, encoded by the coding sequence ATGGCGGGTCGCGTGCCGGACGGGTTGAGGATCGGGTACAAGGCGTCGGCGGAGCAGTTCGGGCCGCGCGAGCTCGTGGAGCTCGGGGTGCGGGCCGAGGCGGCGGGCATGGACTCCGCGTTCGTCAGCGACCACTTCCAGCCGTGGCGCCACGAGGGCGGACACGCCCCGTTCGCCCTGTCGTGGCTCACCGCGGTCGGCGAGCGCACGCAGCGGCTGGTCCTCGGCACCTCCGTCATGACGCCGACGTTCCGGTACAACCCGGCCGTCGTCGCGCAGGCCTTCGCCACCATGGCGTGCCTGTACCCGGGGCGCGTCGTCCTCGGTGTCGGGACCGGCGAGGCCCTCAACGAGGTGGCGACGGGTTTCACGGGGGAGTGGCCGGACTTCAAGGAGCGCTTCGCGCGGCTGCGCGAGTCGGTCGACCTCATGCGGCAGCTGTGGCGCGGCGAGCGGGTCACCTTCGAGGGCGAGCACTACCGCACCCAGGACGCGAGCATCTACGACGTGCCCGCCGACGGGGTCCCCGTCTACGTGGCGGCCGGCGGCCCCGTCGTCGCCCGGTACGCGGGCCGGGCGGGCGACGGCTTCATCTGCACGTCGGGCAAGGGCATGGACCTCTACAAGGAGCGTCTCCTGCCCGCCGTGGCGGAGGGGCTGGAGAAGGCCGGCCGGCCGGCCGACGACATCGACCGCATGATCGAGGTGAAGCTGTCCTACGACCGCGACCACGCCACGGCGCTGGACAACACGCGCTTCTGGGCGCCGCTGTCCCTCACGCCCGAGCAGAAGCACAGCGTCGACGACCCCGTGGAGATGGAGCGGCTCGCCGACGAGCTGCCCATCGAGCAGGTCGCCCGCCGCTGGGTCGTCTCGGCCGACCCCGACGAGGTCGCCGAGCTCGTCCGGCCCTACGTGGCCGCCGGCTTCCACCACCTCGTGCTCCACGCCCCCGGCCACGA
- a CDS encoding STAS domain-containing protein, translating into MSTAGGGRGVPGRGPGAADDLPAVVRPAGSGERADPDVVEAGPAVVEVGPRLLASEAPRLRNALRRAGAEHDLVELRVGEVVTFDTAGLGLLLGLHRLARADGAAMVVVAPPPRLLAALRRKGLHRVLVLEVPLPD; encoded by the coding sequence ATGAGCACGGCGGGCGGGGGTCGGGGGGTCCCGGGGCGCGGTCCCGGGGCCGCCGACGACCTGCCCGCCGTCGTCCGTCCCGCCGGCTCCGGCGAGCGGGCCGACCCCGACGTGGTCGAGGCGGGCCCCGCGGTCGTGGAGGTGGGGCCCCGCCTGCTCGCCTCCGAGGCCCCGCGGCTGCGGAACGCCCTGCGGCGCGCCGGCGCCGAGCACGACCTCGTCGAGCTGCGGGTCGGTGAGGTCGTGACGTTCGACACGGCGGGGCTCGGGCTGCTCCTCGGGCTGCACCGGCTGGCGCGGGCCGACGGCGCGGCCATGGTCGTGGTCGCGCCGCCGCCGCGGCTGCTCGCGGCGCTGCGCCGCAAGGGCCTGCACCGCGTCCTCGTGCTCGAGGTGCCGCTGCCGGACTGA